DNA sequence from the Leptospira limi genome:
AGGACAATCCAAATGTGATTTCGACCACTCCTGAAGACAATACAACAAAATCCATAAACATTGGATCTTGGGGTAACCAACGTGGAACTTGGGCTAAAAATTCTTGCCTTTGGAAAGTAAGGTGACCTACACCTGCTATTGTCATAAAAAGTCCGAGTACGGTCCGTAAAATATTTTGTAATAGATTTGTTTGCATCATTTTCCTCGGTGTTTTAGACATAAATTCGATGTTAAATGAATCTGATTTTAATAAAAATAGTTACTTTAAGAATTGGATGGAAAGTAAAGTAACGTCGTCTTCAAAGAGTTCTGAGTTTTGATGGGAAATCGCTGATTGTAACAAAGTACTGAGTGTATTGTCCCCTTTCCAAAGGGAGTGATCCTTTAACCATACAACAAATCCTTTTTCACGGAACATCGCATTATCTTTTGAACGAACGTCAAAAATTCCATCTGAAAATAAAAAGAGTTTGTCTCCCACTTCATATGGTACTTCAAAATTAGTTCCCTCCCATTCGGGAAGAATGGAAAGAGGTTTCCCTTTTCCTAAGAGGGCAGTGATTTGGTTTTGATGGCCAAAATAAATGTCCTCGTGACCTGCTTTTGACCAGATGAATTTTTTTTCATGAGAATCAATAACCACAGCAACTGCAGTGATGAATAATCCTGCCGTGTTTCCAAATAAAATTGAATTCAGTTGGGACAAACATTCGGCAGGGTTTTCTTTATTGGTAATAGGAAGTTGTAGGCTAAAATGTAATAAGGTAGAGACCATTCCTGCAGAGAATCCATGCCCTGATACATCTGCTAATAGAACAAAAGTTTTACCATTTTCTAAGGATTGGATACAATAATAATCACCTGCAATTCCATCACTTGGTAAAAATTCTAATTTAACATCGATTTGGTTTTTATCAAAATTTGGTTCTGGTAATAGTTTTTTCTGGATTTTGACACCACGTGCTAATTCTTCTTGTAAGTAGAATTCTTTTTGTTTCAATCGTAAGGCATTTCGAATCACACTTAATAATTCCGATTCTAAAAAAGGTTTTGAAAGATATAAGTCAGCGCCTTCACTGTGTAATTCCTTTCTTGTTGTTACATCTGCTTTGGCTGTTAATAAGATGACAGGCAATGAATGGAATTGTTCTTTTTTTCGAATTTCTTTTATTAGATCAAGACCACTGAGTTTTGGCATCATAAGGTCAGTGATTACTAGGTTTGGATTCTCAGATAAAATCATGGTTAAACCTTCTTCCCCATCTTTTGCAACGAGGACATGGTAACCGGCCCTCGTGAGGATTGAACCTAAATAGGATCGTAAATCTGGATTGTCTTCAACAACCAGAAGTTTAACAAATCGTTTGGGAGATTCTTTTTCTGTATCGGAAATGAGTGATTTGGATTCTTCGGGAATGTATTCATGTTGGAAAAGATGGAATTGTTTTTCTTTCCAACTTAAGATATCAGTTGTTTTTACATTTTTTATAATGGGCAATGAAAAATAAAAATGAGAACCTTTTCCGATTTCACTTTCTACTCCAACTTTGCCTCCATGTAGTTCCACTAATTCTTTTACAAGTGCTAAACCAAGTCCTGTTCCTTCTTGTTCTCTGGTAAGTGATGCTTCACTGATACCAAAACGGGAAAATAGGCGTTTCATTTGATCTTCATTCATCCCAATTCCAGTGTCGTAAACTGAGACAATCACCTCCCCATCCTTCTCTTTTGTCTGTAATTTGATATTCCCGCCAGACTCAGTGAACTTGATAGCATTTGAAAGATAATTAAAAATACATTTGTCTAATTGTTCTGGATCAGCAGCAACAATTAGATCATTTCCATCTAAAACGAGTTCAAAGTTTATGTTCTTTCTTTTGACATAAGCATTAAAATTTTCTGATACCAATGATAAAAATTCATCCAGAAGTATAGGTGATGTTTTGATTTCCATCTTCCCAGAAGTGATTTTTTGCAGGTCAAGTAGTTGGTTTACCAATCGAGTTAATCTTCTTCCTTGGTTGGCTATGATTTTGACTTCCTGTGGATTTAATCCTTCCTCACGATTCAAAGCGGATTCAGAAGGTCCAGAAATTAAAGTAAGAGGTGTTCTTAACTCATGTGAAATGTTTTGAAAAAAAGCTGTTTGTGCTTTATTCTCTCTCTCTAACGAGTCTTCGGCGATATTTGCAGCTAAGGTAAAATAATAAGCAAAACCTGCATGGAATAAGGTGGAAAAAACTATATTGGATACATTGATGAGTGTGAGAAAATTTGTACTCCATACATAAATCGGAGGATAATTCATCGAATAATAATAGGTGGATGCAAATAAGAGACACCCAATCACTATGCTTCCAAATTTAAGAATGTTTTTTCCTGGAGGCAAAAGGAAAATTCCTGTTGCAAATAACATCATGTAGTATTGGTATCCAGCTCCCCATCCAAAAAAATAAGTGGCTGTTAGTGCATGTAAAAACACCTCAGAAAAACATAAATACAAGGAAGTAAATAGATATTTTTTTCGATTGATCCAAATTGTAAAAGCAAACCAGAATACACTTCCAATGTTGAAGATTGCCATCTCCAAAGCACCAACGAGAAGAAAAAAAAAGACAAAAGTAAAATGGATAAGACCTGCTAAAACATAAATTGAGTTTGTAGCAACGTAGTATCTTTGGTATCGCAATTCGACTCCATCTGGTGCTTGGAAGAGTGAGCGAACAAAGGTTAAAATCTGGATCATGTTGGAAAAAATGAATCAGATTGAGTTCGGAAAGTCAAGAATTCCATCATGCCATTTAAGAGAAATGAGTGATTGAATGGATTCGAATTATGGTAATTCCTAGTCATTGCGGGAAAAAGAACCAAGGCTACCTGAATTCTCTTTTGTCTCAAAAATTCCAATTTTGATCCCATTATTTTTAACTTAGAGTATAAATTGTACTCGTTACCAGACCATTGAAATTTTAGTCGTAGTATAGGATATGCAAACGAAACTCAAAATATACTTTCTCCTTAGTTTTTTAGCGTTCGGGATATTATGTTCCCTTGGTACTTTTTTATCACTGCATTTGATGCAGAATTTTGAGGATCAATTATTAATCCAAATTGGATTTACTCTTTTAATTATTACGCCTGTTAGTTTTGGAATTGGGATTGTTTTTGGAAATTGGATCACATCCATTTTTATGAAACTAGAATCTGCCTTTAAAGAAGTTGGTTTAGGGAATTTAGGAATCCAGATTCCATATAAACAAACTGATATTTTTAAAGATTTTTATCATAGTTTTCATCGGATGATTTTAGCACAAAGTGAACTAATCCAACACATCAAATCTTCTGCATCAACTCTGTCGAATGAATCAATTGAGATGAAAAAAATTACAAGTGAGTTTGCAATGAATTTGCAATCCCAGTCGGCAGCAACAGAAGAGGTGTCCGCTTCCATTGAGCAAATTTCAGGTGTTGCAACATCCATTTCTAATATTGCAAATGAAAACAAAGAAAGTATGTCTGATCTGAAAGAGAAAGTTGAATCACTGTCAACGGCCATTGATGAAACTGCTGACACCGTGAATGAAACTTTGACTTCCATCCAAGTGATCATTGAAAAAGCAGAATCAGGAAAAACTTCATTGAAGCTCATGAACGATGCAATGGAAAATCTTACATCTAGTTCTACTGAAATTTCTCGTACAGTTGATATCATCAATAAAATTAGTGAACAAGTGAATATGTTGGCATTAAATGCATCTATTGAAGCAGCAAGAGCTGGAGATGCAGGTAGAGGATTTGCTGTTGTTGCAGATGAAGTTTCGAAATTAGCAGAAAGAACTGCAAATGCAGTGAAGAGTATTGATCATTTAATTAAAAAAAATCAAAGGGATGTTGAGTTAGGTAGAGAACGAATTGATTCCACAACTTCAGAGATTCAATCCATCATTGGTACCATTGATGTCATTTCTAAGCATATTGAAGAAGTAAAGAATGCAATCATATCACAAAAGAATGTTGAAGGTAAACTGTTTACTTTAGCTCAATTTGTTAAAGAAAGATCTGATGAGATTAAAAATGCTGTCAATGAACATAAAACAGCAACTAATGAAGTAACGGTGTCTGTATCTTCCATCAGTGAAATTTCATTTAAAAATTCCGAACAAAGTGAGTTTTTAGCTGATAACCTCAATCAATTTAGCAGTGCCACAGAGAAATTGATTTCCATGGTGAATCTTTTTAAAACCAACGTGACTGTTTCTCATCAGAATGATTTTGTTAGGGATACAAAAACACATAGGATAGAATATTCATCTGAAATAGGAGACATTTACTATGTTCCTAATCATCATTTAATTGAAGTTGTTTGGAAACCAAATTACTCGGATGAAGGATACAAATCCATTCTCTTAAAAGCATTGGAAATCATTGAAAAGTGGAAGATATCAAAGTGGTTGGCTGACACAAGACAAATCGGTTTAGTTTCAAAATCAGGACAAGATTGGGTCAACCTCGAATGGTTTCCAAAAGCAAGTAATTCTACACTTCGGAAAATGGCTGTTGTATTACCTGAATCAGCACTGTCTGCCATTTCCATTGAAGACACCACATTAAAAACTGGACTCGTGGAAATGAAGTCAGTTCCCAATATGGAAGCGGCTTGG
Encoded proteins:
- a CDS encoding SpoIIE family protein phosphatase codes for the protein MIQILTFVRSLFQAPDGVELRYQRYYVATNSIYVLAGLIHFTFVFFFLLVGALEMAIFNIGSVFWFAFTIWINRKKYLFTSLYLCFSEVFLHALTATYFFGWGAGYQYYMMLFATGIFLLPPGKNILKFGSIVIGCLLFASTYYYSMNYPPIYVWSTNFLTLINVSNIVFSTLFHAGFAYYFTLAANIAEDSLERENKAQTAFFQNISHELRTPLTLISGPSESALNREEGLNPQEVKIIANQGRRLTRLVNQLLDLQKITSGKMEIKTSPILLDEFLSLVSENFNAYVKRKNINFELVLDGNDLIVAADPEQLDKCIFNYLSNAIKFTESGGNIKLQTKEKDGEVIVSVYDTGIGMNEDQMKRLFSRFGISEASLTREQEGTGLGLALVKELVELHGGKVGVESEIGKGSHFYFSLPIIKNVKTTDILSWKEKQFHLFQHEYIPEESKSLISDTEKESPKRFVKLLVVEDNPDLRSYLGSILTRAGYHVLVAKDGEEGLTMILSENPNLVITDLMMPKLSGLDLIKEIRKKEQFHSLPVILLTAKADVTTRKELHSEGADLYLSKPFLESELLSVIRNALRLKQKEFYLQEELARGVKIQKKLLPEPNFDKNQIDVKLEFLPSDGIAGDYYCIQSLENGKTFVLLADVSGHGFSAGMVSTLLHFSLQLPITNKENPAECLSQLNSILFGNTAGLFITAVAVVIDSHEKKFIWSKAGHEDIYFGHQNQITALLGKGKPLSILPEWEGTNFEVPYEVGDKLFLFSDGIFDVRSKDNAMFREKGFVVWLKDHSLWKGDNTLSTLLQSAISHQNSELFEDDVTLLSIQFLK
- a CDS encoding methyl-accepting chemotaxis protein, producing the protein MQTKLKIYFLLSFLAFGILCSLGTFLSLHLMQNFEDQLLIQIGFTLLIITPVSFGIGIVFGNWITSIFMKLESAFKEVGLGNLGIQIPYKQTDIFKDFYHSFHRMILAQSELIQHIKSSASTLSNESIEMKKITSEFAMNLQSQSAATEEVSASIEQISGVATSISNIANENKESMSDLKEKVESLSTAIDETADTVNETLTSIQVIIEKAESGKTSLKLMNDAMENLTSSSTEISRTVDIINKISEQVNMLALNASIEAARAGDAGRGFAVVADEVSKLAERTANAVKSIDHLIKKNQRDVELGRERIDSTTSEIQSIIGTIDVISKHIEEVKNAIISQKNVEGKLFTLAQFVKERSDEIKNAVNEHKTATNEVTVSVSSISEISFKNSEQSEFLADNLNQFSSATEKLISMVNLFKTNVTVSHQNDFVRDTKTHRIEYSSEIGDIYYVPNHHLIEVVWKPNYSDEGYKSILLKALEIIEKWKISKWLADTRQIGLVSKSGQDWVNLEWFPKASNSTLRKMAVVLPESALSAISIEDTTLKTGLVEMKSVPNMEAAWKWLA